In one window of Meiothermus sp. DNA:
- a CDS encoding Rab family GTPase, whose protein sequence is MIQKKICMLGAFAVGKTSLVARYVHGLFSEKYQTTVGVKIDKKVVTVGHQEVSLVLWDLYGEDQFQRVQPFYLRGSSGYLLVADGTRPETLEVAQTIQQRAEEVLGPVPFILMLNKRDLPWAVSEALLNNLRASGWDIRYTSAKTGEGVEESFESLAKQMLEQS, encoded by the coding sequence GTGATTCAGAAAAAAATCTGCATGCTGGGCGCATTCGCCGTGGGCAAAACCAGCCTGGTTGCACGGTATGTGCACGGCCTTTTTTCAGAAAAGTATCAGACCACCGTGGGGGTCAAAATAGATAAAAAAGTGGTCACGGTAGGACATCAGGAAGTCAGCCTGGTGCTATGGGATCTCTACGGTGAAGACCAGTTCCAGCGGGTGCAACCGTTTTACTTGCGCGGTAGTTCGGGCTACTTGCTGGTTGCCGATGGCACCCGCCCCGAGACCCTCGAGGTGGCCCAAACCATCCAGCAGCGCGCCGAGGAGGTGCTGGGGCCGGTTCCCTTCATCCTGATGCTCAATAAACGCGACCTGCCCTGGGCCGTGAGCGAAGCCCTGCTAAACAATCTTCGAGCCAGCGGCTGGGATATCCGCTACACCAGCGCCAAAACGGGTGAGGGGGTGGAGGAAAGCTTCGAGTCTCTTGCCAAACAAATGCTGGAGCAATCTTGA
- a CDS encoding cupin domain-containing protein — translation MAVTRAKTKRAFQNYTWEDVEVLAYKSEEAAPFKNVTRQVLFDDPHLAAQWRYFEVAPGGHTTLERHQHVHAVMVIRGRGACLVGDEVHAIGLHDLITVPPLTWHQFRATEHEPLGFLCLVNAERDRPQLPGPEDLQTLRQNPQVAAFIRV, via the coding sequence ATGGCGGTCACTCGAGCCAAAACCAAGCGGGCTTTCCAGAACTACACCTGGGAGGATGTGGAGGTGCTGGCCTATAAATCCGAGGAAGCAGCGCCTTTCAAAAACGTAACCCGCCAGGTGCTGTTTGACGACCCCCACTTGGCCGCCCAGTGGCGCTACTTTGAGGTTGCGCCGGGGGGACACACCACCCTCGAGCGCCACCAACACGTGCACGCCGTGATGGTCATCCGGGGGCGGGGGGCTTGCCTGGTGGGGGACGAGGTGCATGCGATTGGTCTGCACGACCTAATTACCGTGCCGCCCCTTACCTGGCATCAATTCCGCGCTACCGAGCATGAGCCCCTGGGCTTCTTGTGCCTGGTAAATGCCGAGCGCGACCGGCCTCAGTTGCCGGGCCCCGAAGACCTGCAAACTTTACGACAAAACCCCCAGGTAGCCGCTTTTATTCGCGTATGA
- a CDS encoding RuBisCO large subunit C-terminal-like domain-containing protein, whose amino-acid sequence MQGLEATYHIESTPDQIGARAEALAIEQSIEMPPSAVRQPEVLREVLAQVVSIQEAEKGYYRVALRFAGQTTAFETAGLLNVLFGNCALQEDVELVDLSLPSELLSAFAGPRFGIAGLRQLTKVYDRPLTCTALKPQGLSPTQLAELARTFALGGIDIVKDDHGLTNQPYAPFAERVPIIQKAIAEANAQTGGHTLYAPMLTGGPKTLLERLQTAKQAGVQVALVAPMLLGLPAFAELVEDLEMAVLAHPAFAGHRIAPPLMLGKLFRLLGADATIFPNYGGRFAYSTETCMNLAQAARVPWGHLRPALPVPAGGMTVERVEEMVGFYGTDSMLLIGGDLLAAGDRLLERTQAFVQKVAASVGKI is encoded by the coding sequence ATGCAAGGGCTCGAGGCCACCTATCACATCGAATCTACCCCTGACCAGATTGGGGCCAGGGCCGAAGCCCTGGCCATCGAACAAAGCATCGAGATGCCTCCCTCTGCCGTGCGCCAGCCGGAGGTTCTGCGCGAGGTGCTGGCCCAGGTGGTCTCCATCCAGGAAGCTGAAAAAGGCTATTACCGGGTCGCTTTGCGCTTTGCGGGCCAGACCACGGCTTTTGAAACCGCAGGCTTGCTCAACGTGTTGTTTGGCAACTGTGCGTTGCAAGAAGACGTAGAGCTGGTAGACCTGAGCCTGCCCTCCGAACTTCTTTCGGCGTTTGCTGGGCCTCGCTTTGGGATTGCCGGGTTGCGCCAGCTCACCAAGGTCTATGACCGGCCCCTTACCTGCACCGCCCTCAAGCCGCAGGGACTCTCCCCTACCCAACTGGCCGAACTGGCCCGTACCTTTGCACTGGGGGGGATAGACATCGTCAAGGACGACCACGGCCTTACCAACCAGCCCTACGCGCCCTTTGCTGAGCGGGTTCCCATCATTCAAAAAGCCATCGCAGAGGCTAACGCCCAAACCGGAGGCCACACCCTGTATGCCCCCATGCTGACAGGTGGCCCCAAAACCCTGCTCGAGCGCCTGCAAACCGCCAAGCAGGCAGGGGTTCAGGTGGCGCTGGTAGCCCCGATGCTCCTCGGGCTTCCGGCCTTTGCCGAGCTGGTGGAAGACCTGGAGATGGCCGTGCTGGCCCACCCCGCCTTCGCGGGACATCGGATAGCCCCGCCCCTGATGCTGGGTAAGCTGTTCAGGTTGCTGGGGGCCGATGCCACCATTTTTCCCAACTACGGCGGGCGATTTGCCTACAGCACCGAGACCTGCATGAACCTGGCCCAGGCTGCCCGAGTTCCTTGGGGACATCTCCGCCCCGCCCTGCCGGTTCCGGCTGGGGGCATGACGGTGGAGCGAGTGGAAGAGATGGTGGGTTTTTATGGGACTGATTCCATGTTGCTGATCGGGGGCGACCTGCTGGCAGCAGGAGACAGGTTGCTGGAACGTACCCAGGCTTTTGTACAAAAAGTGGCAGCCAGCGTGGGCAAAATATAG
- a CDS encoding response regulator: MQGAKVLVVDDSTSVRKVLEKLLSTRGLVVTTSESAEQGLEAVSRNTPHLVIADVVMPGMSGFELCQMLKMRESTKRVPVILISGIINEGVVAQAQQAGAFDVVSKPFTPDDLFPKIERALSAAKQAPPTTGEPSPAPSPAATPIFMAAPAPTPVASTPAPSASAPITASQAEPPTLPQAAPVPTPPVPSMPANAEPPHQALMEGLRPFLDKPEVESVLVISNTGQLLSWAGQTIEEPDLLATYLHTMLSISSVMGEKYQLSSIQSLGLEYLGKTVMVNRISDKASLVLLLRGTGGTGVIRYLVLKQMPQLKAVLGE; encoded by the coding sequence ATGCAAGGAGCCAAGGTTCTAGTTGTTGACGACAGTACCAGCGTACGGAAAGTGCTGGAGAAACTGTTGTCCACCCGTGGCCTGGTCGTCACGACCAGCGAGTCTGCCGAACAAGGCCTCGAGGCGGTCAGCCGCAACACACCCCACCTGGTCATTGCCGATGTGGTCATGCCCGGCATGAGCGGTTTTGAACTCTGCCAGATGCTCAAGATGCGAGAGTCCACCAAAAGGGTGCCGGTTATCCTGATTTCGGGCATTATCAACGAGGGCGTGGTGGCTCAAGCCCAACAAGCGGGGGCCTTCGATGTGGTTTCCAAACCCTTCACCCCCGACGACCTTTTCCCCAAAATCGAGCGTGCCCTAAGCGCCGCCAAGCAAGCACCTCCTACCACCGGCGAGCCATCACCAGCTCCCAGCCCAGCCGCAACGCCCATTTTCATGGCAGCTCCAGCCCCAACCCCTGTTGCGTCTACCCCCGCTCCAAGCGCGTCTGCACCAATTACAGCCAGCCAGGCTGAGCCCCCAACCCTCCCCCAAGCAGCGCCTGTACCGACTCCGCCTGTGCCCAGCATGCCCGCCAACGCAGAGCCCCCCCATCAAGCGCTGATGGAAGGGCTACGGCCTTTTTTAGACAAGCCCGAGGTTGAAAGTGTTCTGGTGATAAGCAATACGGGTCAATTGCTGTCCTGGGCGGGCCAAACTATTGAAGAGCCCGACCTGCTGGCTACTTACCTCCACACCATGCTTTCTATCTCGAGCGTTATGGGTGAAAAATACCAGCTCTCTTCTATCCAGAGTCTCGGCCTCGAGTACCTTGGAAAAACCGTCATGGTAAACCGTATCAGCGATAAGGCTTCACTGGTGCTCTTGCTACGGGGCACCGGCGGAACGGGTGTCATTCGCTATCTGGTACTCAAACAAATGCCGCAACTCAAAGCCGTGCTTGGTGAGTAA